One Paramisgurnus dabryanus chromosome 8, PD_genome_1.1, whole genome shotgun sequence DNA window includes the following coding sequences:
- the slc1a5 gene encoding neutral amino acid transporter B(0), giving the protein MAEEVISMDGKTSNGEAHQDNSTSNQKEPETTGQRLKRIAMANLLVILTVAAVIVGVFIGLGVRSADLSRTQIIYFGFPGELLIRMLKMIIIPLVVCSLVSGAASIDPKALGKLGGWAMLFFLVTTLLASAIGVIMALIIQPGATSDGKSISKPNTLDESAVPEAKEVIDSFLDLIRNIFPSNLVAAAFQSYTTGYKLVKNDTNSTNFSLEKVPSGKDVDGMNILGLIVFAMVFGVALRKLGEEGEILIKFFNSFNEATMVLVSWIMWYAPLGIMFLVAGKIVEMEDVGMLFASLGKYIACCVIGHAIHGLLVLPLIYFVITRKNPYTFLLGLLTALATAFGTSSSSATLPLMMKCVEENNGVSKHISRFILPIGATVNMDGAACFQCVAAVFIAQLNAMPLNFVQVITILVTATASSVGAAGIPAGGVLTLAIILESVGLPTNDLSLILAVDWLVDRTCTVLNVEGDAFGAGLLQYFVDRTASKNEVELKHVQVEEEKQESSPLMGRRENGEKESVM; this is encoded by the exons ATGGCAGAAGAAGTGATCTCAATGGATGGAAAGACTTCCAACGGTGAAGCGCACCAGGACAACTCGACCAGCAATCAGAAAGAGCCGGAGACGACGGGGCAGAGGCTCAAACGTATCGCTATGGCCAATCTGCTGGTTATCCTGACAGTGGCAGCTGTCATTGTGGGGGTCTTCATCGGACTGGGCGTACGGAGCGCCGACCTGAGCCGGACGCAGATCATCTACTTCGGTTTCCCGGGTGAATTGTTGATCCGTATGCTCAAAATGATCATCATTCCTCTGGTGGTCTGCAGTCTGGTGTCAGGGGCTGCCAGCATTGACCCTAAAGCCCTGGGTAAGCTTGGCGGCTGGGCAATGCTTTTCTTCCTGGTCACCACGCTACTCGCCTCTGCCATCGGCGTTATTATGGCTTTAATCATCCAACCCGGGGCAACCAGTGATGGGAAGAGCATATCTAAACCAAACACACTGGACGAAAGCGCTGTGCCTGAGGCCAAAGAAGTCATCGACTCGTTTTTAGACTTGATAAG AAACATCTTCCCATCTAACTTGGTCGCTGCTGCCTTTCAGTCA TATACCACTGGGTACAAATTAGTGAAGAACGACACAAACTCGACCAACTTCTCTTTGGAAAAG GTTCCAAGTGGCAAAGATGTGGATGGGATGAACATCTTGGGACTCATCGTGTTCGCCATGGTGTTCGGGGTGGCCCTGCGGAAACTCGGAGAGGAAGGCGAGATCCTTATTAAGTTCTTCAACTCTTTTAATGAGGCAACCATGGTGTTGGTGTCCTGGATCATGTG GTATGCACCACTGGGTATCATGTTCCTGGTTGCAGGAAAGATTGTGGAAATGGAGGATGTCGGGATGCTGTTTGCCAGCCTGGGCAAGTACATCGCCTGCTGTGTGATCGGTCACGCCATCCACGGGTTGCTTGTTCTTCCGTTGATTTATTTCGTGATCACACGGAAGAATCCTTACACGTTCCTGCTGGGCTTGCTTACGGCTCTGGCCACTGCATTTGGAACCTCCTCTAG TTCTGCCACGCTACCCCTCATGATGAAATGTGTGGAGGAGAACAATGGCGTGTCCAAACACATCAGCCGCTTCATCTTGCCCATCGGAGCCACTGTTAACATGGACGGAGCCGCCTGCTTCCAGTGCGTAGCTGCGGTCTTCATCGCTCAGCTTAACGCAATGCCGCTAAACTTTGTCCAGGTCATCACCATACT AGTGACCGCCACAGCGTCCAGTGTGGGAGCTGCTGGTATCCCAGCTGGAGGAGTGCTGACACTCGCCATCATTTTGGAATCAGTGGGACTTCCCACCAACGATCTTTCCCTCATCCTGGCTGTAGACTGGCTTGT TGACCGCACCTGTACTGTGCTCAACGTTGAAGGGGACGCGTTCGGAGCAGGTCTCCTGCAGTATTTCGTGGATCGAACAGCCAGTAAAAATGAGGTGGAGCTTAAACATGTGCAAGTGGAGGAAGAAAAGCAAGAAAGTTCTCCGCTGATGGGGAGAAGGGAAAACGGTGAAAAGGAGTCGGTCATGTAA